A stretch of the Bordetella genomosp. 8 genome encodes the following:
- a CDS encoding cysteine dioxygenase, with protein sequence MDMGIDRLRGFIAAATRRADAHGAGGMPGPELLAGFRDLVSHDDWLPADCAVPHAEHYQQYLLHCDPLERFCIVSFVWGPGQKTPVHDHTVWGYVGMLRGEEISQRFERTADGRAYVAAGDAVRLTPGTVEALSPAEGDIHQVRNAHADRVSISVHMYGANIGAVRRSVFDPASGVAKPFVSGYSAAQVPNIWDRSAQVRAGIGMVG encoded by the coding sequence ATGGACATGGGCATCGACAGATTGCGTGGTTTCATCGCGGCCGCGACGCGGCGCGCGGACGCGCATGGCGCCGGCGGGATGCCCGGGCCCGAGCTGCTGGCGGGCTTTCGCGATCTGGTCAGCCATGACGACTGGCTACCCGCCGATTGCGCGGTGCCACATGCCGAACACTACCAGCAGTACCTGCTGCACTGCGATCCGCTCGAGCGTTTCTGTATCGTCAGCTTCGTGTGGGGACCGGGCCAGAAGACGCCGGTCCACGACCATACGGTCTGGGGCTACGTCGGCATGCTGCGCGGCGAAGAGATCAGCCAGCGGTTCGAGCGGACGGCAGACGGCAGGGCGTACGTGGCAGCCGGAGATGCCGTGCGCCTGACCCCGGGCACAGTCGAAGCCTTGTCGCCCGCCGAAGGCGATATCCATCAGGTGCGCAATGCGCATGCCGATCGCGTATCGATCAGCGTACACATGTACGGCGCCAACATCGGCGCGGTGCGCCGCAGCGTGTTCGATCCGGCGTCCGGGGTGGCCAAGCCCTTCGTGTCGGGGTATTCGGCTGCGCAGGTACCGAACATCTGGGACAGGTCCGCGCAGGTCAGGGCAGGTATCGGCATGGTCGGATAG
- a CDS encoding LysR family transcriptional regulator, with translation MDLRQLNYFVAVADAGSFTRAAIALNLVQSTLSHQIAMLEADLGQRLLVRNGRGVTPTEAGAALLSHARAMLASARKARDELRDLHGNPSGRLAVGLPSQVALSMASPMVARMRQRLPRALVAISEGLSLHLRELLIEGRLDVALLYDPPPSPQLAYRTLTRESFLLVGPASAPALPKRVSLAALAGYPMVLPGRSNAMRSQVDAALARRGIELNIVAEAGVVLTLLELVSDGLGYTAAPASMLLHGGKRLRLQTAQIGPPAIRNRLVLATPKARAETRLVREFLAIVQELYPAESGREGGATAATMRRLAARSQQRSRG, from the coding sequence ATGGATCTTCGGCAGTTGAACTATTTCGTTGCCGTGGCCGACGCCGGCAGCTTCACCCGCGCCGCCATCGCGCTCAATCTGGTCCAGTCCACGCTGAGCCACCAGATCGCCATGCTGGAAGCCGACCTGGGCCAGCGGCTGCTGGTCCGCAACGGCAGGGGCGTCACCCCGACCGAAGCCGGCGCGGCGTTGCTGTCGCACGCACGGGCCATGCTGGCATCCGCCCGCAAGGCGCGAGATGAATTGCGCGACCTGCACGGCAATCCGTCCGGACGGCTCGCGGTGGGGCTGCCTTCGCAGGTGGCGCTGTCGATGGCCTCGCCCATGGTGGCCAGGATGCGGCAGCGCCTGCCGCGCGCCCTGGTCGCGATCTCGGAGGGGCTGAGCCTGCATCTGCGGGAGCTGCTGATCGAAGGGCGACTGGACGTCGCGCTGCTGTACGACCCGCCACCGTCGCCGCAACTGGCCTACCGCACCCTGACGCGCGAAAGTTTCCTGCTGGTCGGACCCGCCAGCGCGCCGGCCTTGCCCAAGCGCGTTTCGCTGGCCGCGTTGGCGGGTTACCCCATGGTGCTGCCGGGCCGTTCCAATGCCATGCGGTCGCAGGTCGACGCGGCCTTGGCGCGGCGCGGCATCGAACTGAACATCGTCGCCGAAGCCGGGGTCGTCCTGACGCTGCTCGAACTCGTCAGCGACGGCCTGGGCTACACCGCCGCGCCCGCCAGCATGCTGCTGCACGGGGGCAAGCGCCTGCGGCTGCAGACCGCGCAGATCGGCCCGCCCGCCATCCGCAATCGCCTGGTGCTTGCGACACCCAAGGCACGCGCGGAAACGCGTCTCGTGCGCGAATTCCTGGCGATCGTGCAGGAGCTGTATCCGGCTGAAAGCGGGCGCGAAGGCGGGGCCACAGCTGCTACGATGCGCAGGCTCGCCGCACGCAGCCAGCAGCGGTCGCGCGGATAA
- a CDS encoding Bug family tripartite tricarboxylate transporter substrate binding protein has protein sequence MRIPTRRILAALTALCAASAASTANAADADNYPNKPITIVVPYTAGGGVDTVTRILAPLLSQRLGQPVLIENRAGVSGMVGSQMVARAKPDGYTLLAGNTTTNVSNLFVYKQLPYDPRKDFTPIVMVDRGPCVLVVPPDSKFNSVQDIINEAKSQPPDTLNYGTSGNGSFHHMSAALFMSMTHTQMRQIAYKGSPNVMTDLMGKRLDMAFEVIPVAEPLIKAGRLKALAVTSKTEMAALPGVRPVADLGLPGFEMVAWKGIFAPAGTPPAIADRLGRELSAIVRMPEVGKRLEALGVIADGRRNEEFGKVVQADIAYWGPILHDAGVVPE, from the coding sequence ATGCGCATACCCACGCGCCGAATACTCGCCGCGCTGACGGCCCTGTGCGCGGCGTCCGCTGCCAGTACGGCCAACGCCGCCGACGCCGACAACTATCCGAACAAACCCATCACCATCGTCGTGCCCTACACGGCCGGCGGCGGCGTGGACACCGTGACGCGCATCCTCGCGCCCCTGCTGTCCCAACGGCTGGGCCAACCGGTGCTGATCGAAAACCGCGCCGGCGTATCCGGCATGGTCGGCTCGCAGATGGTGGCCCGCGCCAAACCCGACGGCTATACGCTGCTGGCGGGCAACACCACCACCAACGTCTCCAACCTGTTCGTCTACAAGCAGCTGCCCTACGACCCGCGCAAGGATTTCACGCCCATCGTCATGGTCGATCGCGGCCCTTGCGTGCTGGTGGTGCCGCCCGACAGCAAGTTCAACTCGGTGCAGGACATCATCAACGAGGCGAAGTCGCAGCCGCCCGATACGCTGAATTACGGCACCAGCGGCAATGGCAGCTTCCACCACATGTCGGCCGCCCTGTTCATGAGCATGACGCATACGCAGATGCGGCAGATCGCCTACAAAGGCAGCCCCAACGTCATGACGGACCTCATGGGCAAGCGCCTGGACATGGCCTTCGAAGTCATCCCGGTGGCGGAACCGCTGATCAAGGCGGGACGGCTGAAGGCGCTGGCCGTGACCAGCAAGACCGAGATGGCCGCCCTGCCCGGCGTCCGTCCGGTCGCCGACCTCGGCCTGCCCGGTTTCGAGATGGTGGCCTGGAAAGGCATCTTCGCGCCCGCCGGCACGCCGCCAGCCATCGCGGACCGCCTGGGACGCGAGCTGTCCGCGATCGTCCGCATGCCCGAGGTGGGCAAGCGGCTGGAAGCGCTGGGCGTAATCGCCGACGGCCGCCGCAACGAAGAATTCGGCAAGGTCGTGCAGGCCGATATCGCCTACTGGGGGCCGATATTGCACGACGCCGGGGTGGTACCCGAATAA
- a CDS encoding mandelate racemase/muconate lactonizing enzyme family protein gives MKITHLDLKVVSIPLPTPIPSARIVIKTADCVLVTLHTDEGATGEGMVFTLNGHRLSVLHETLRSLEPLVLGLDPAMSAAFWQRAWADIAFLGHRGATVVGMSGIDMALWDLRGKQAGLNVSRLIGACRDTLPIYRSGSLRLSSTIDQLQAEAAGFVKDGYRAMKMSLGKPAMQEDVDRVRAVRQAIGPGVRLMADCNQQFTADRAIRLGRRLEEFELGWIEEPVPYHDHAGEAAVAAALDTPIASGESEYARFGMLDMLQRKSADILMPDLQRMGGPTEFLKVAHVAEVFNTPISPHLFTEMSLSLAATLPNALIVEHMPWFAPLYGQAIQLDADGNVAVPTGPGWGYAFDPQAVARYAV, from the coding sequence ATGAAAATCACCCACCTGGACCTGAAGGTGGTCAGCATTCCGCTGCCCACGCCCATCCCCAGCGCCCGCATCGTCATCAAGACGGCGGACTGCGTGCTGGTCACCCTGCATACCGATGAAGGCGCCACGGGCGAAGGCATGGTCTTCACGCTCAACGGGCACCGGTTGTCCGTGCTGCATGAAACCCTGCGCAGCCTGGAACCCCTGGTGCTCGGCCTGGATCCTGCGATGAGCGCCGCCTTCTGGCAACGCGCCTGGGCGGACATCGCCTTCCTGGGCCATCGCGGCGCCACCGTGGTCGGCATGTCGGGCATCGACATGGCGCTGTGGGACCTGCGCGGCAAGCAGGCCGGCCTGAACGTCAGCCGGCTGATCGGCGCCTGCCGCGACACGCTGCCCATCTATCGCAGCGGCAGCCTGCGGCTGTCATCGACTATCGACCAGTTGCAAGCCGAAGCCGCCGGCTTCGTCAAGGACGGCTACCGCGCCATGAAGATGTCGCTGGGCAAGCCCGCCATGCAGGAAGACGTCGATCGCGTGCGCGCCGTCCGCCAGGCCATCGGCCCCGGCGTGCGCCTGATGGCCGACTGCAACCAGCAGTTCACCGCCGACCGCGCGATCCGCCTGGGCCGGCGGCTGGAGGAATTCGAATTGGGCTGGATAGAAGAGCCCGTGCCCTACCACGACCACGCCGGCGAAGCCGCCGTCGCCGCCGCGCTGGACACCCCCATCGCCAGCGGCGAGAGCGAATACGCGCGCTTCGGCATGCTGGACATGCTGCAACGCAAGTCCGCCGACATCCTGATGCCCGACCTGCAGCGCATGGGCGGCCCCACGGAATTCCTCAAGGTGGCGCATGTGGCGGAAGTCTTCAACACGCCGATTTCCCCGCACCTGTTCACCGAAATGAGCCTGTCGCTGGCCGCGACCCTGCCCAACGCACTGATAGTCGAGCACATGCCCTGGTTCGCGCCCCTGTATGGCCAGGCCATCCAGCTGGACGCGGACGGCAACGTCGCGGTACCCACCGGTCCCGGTTGGGGATACGCCTTCGACCCGCAAGCGGTGGCACGCTATGCGGTGTGA
- a CDS encoding ABC transporter substrate-binding protein: MKRPALSVLAIALLALGATANTPARADDRPELRISSGAADNATLDPHRATSTVDKGVASEMFDALVQFPPGSADPKALEPDLATSWEASPDSKTWTFHLRKGVQFHGGYGELKAEDVVYSLQRAADPKRSSFASTFDLLDKVEAVDDYTVRVTLKYPDAAFLGRVSNYHGGNIVSKKAAEKLGDKFGAGPIGTGPYAFAEHVTQQYVKLVANDAYFRGKPKVGAIVYRMIPSDSARELAFTSGEIDIMQGKREQRWVERSQKRGMKVDIFDPAEFRTLHINRTIKPLDNLKVRQAIAAAVNVDEIVRYAGKDVADKGCSVVPNGYLGEDCSAGAYTYDVTKAKQLLAEAGFPNGIQIKSVVSNISAQQPIMEIVQAQLAKAGIKLDMEVVDHATYQAKSRQDQSALVFYGAARFPNADAYLSEFYDSSAAIGAPAAQSNFSHCSVADADIRAARQEPDAKKQLALWKDAQVKIHNDVCAIPLFGLKQVWAHGNGVDYGYTLKGALNLQPPVTEATTVKR; the protein is encoded by the coding sequence ATGAAACGTCCTGCACTGTCCGTCCTGGCCATCGCCCTGCTGGCGCTGGGTGCCACCGCGAACACGCCGGCACGCGCCGACGACAGGCCCGAGCTGCGCATCAGCTCTGGCGCCGCCGATAACGCCACCCTGGATCCCCACCGCGCGACGTCCACGGTGGACAAGGGCGTGGCGTCCGAAATGTTCGACGCGCTGGTGCAGTTCCCGCCGGGCAGCGCCGATCCCAAGGCGCTGGAGCCTGACCTGGCCACCAGTTGGGAGGCATCGCCCGACAGCAAGACCTGGACGTTCCACCTGCGCAAGGGCGTGCAGTTCCACGGCGGCTACGGCGAATTGAAGGCCGAGGACGTGGTGTACTCGCTGCAACGCGCGGCCGATCCCAAGCGTTCCAGCTTCGCGTCCACCTTCGACCTGCTGGACAAGGTGGAAGCCGTCGACGACTACACCGTGCGCGTCACGCTCAAGTATCCGGACGCGGCCTTCCTGGGGCGCGTGTCCAACTATCACGGCGGCAATATCGTCAGCAAGAAGGCCGCTGAAAAGCTGGGCGACAAATTCGGCGCCGGCCCGATCGGAACCGGTCCCTATGCCTTCGCCGAACACGTCACGCAGCAATACGTGAAGCTGGTGGCCAACGACGCCTACTTCCGCGGCAAGCCCAAGGTCGGCGCCATCGTCTACCGCATGATTCCGTCGGACAGCGCGCGCGAACTCGCCTTCACGTCCGGCGAGATCGACATCATGCAAGGCAAGCGCGAGCAGCGCTGGGTGGAACGTTCGCAGAAGCGCGGCATGAAGGTCGATATCTTCGATCCCGCCGAATTCCGGACCCTGCACATCAATCGCACCATCAAGCCGCTGGACAACCTGAAGGTGCGCCAGGCCATCGCGGCGGCCGTCAACGTCGACGAGATCGTGCGCTACGCCGGCAAGGACGTCGCGGACAAGGGCTGTTCGGTGGTTCCGAACGGCTATCTGGGCGAGGATTGCAGCGCCGGCGCCTACACCTACGACGTCACCAAGGCCAAGCAGCTGTTGGCCGAGGCCGGGTTCCCCAACGGCATCCAGATCAAATCCGTGGTGTCGAACATTTCGGCGCAACAGCCGATCATGGAAATCGTCCAGGCGCAGCTGGCCAAGGCCGGCATCAAGCTGGACATGGAAGTGGTGGACCATGCCACCTACCAGGCCAAGAGCCGCCAGGACCAGAGCGCCCTGGTGTTCTACGGCGCGGCGCGCTTCCCCAATGCGGATGCCTACCTGAGCGAGTTCTACGATTCGTCGGCCGCCATCGGGGCGCCGGCCGCGCAGTCGAACTTCTCGCACTGCTCCGTGGCCGATGCCGACATCCGCGCGGCGCGCCAGGAGCCGGACGCCAAGAAGCAGCTGGCCCTGTGGAAAGACGCGCAGGTCAAGATCCACAATGACGTCTGCGCGATCCCCCTGTTCGGGTTGAAGCAGGTCTGGGCCCACGGCAATGGGGTGGACTACGGCTACACCCTGAAGGGCGCGCTGAATCTCCAGCCGCCGGTCACCGAGGCCACCACGGTCAAGCGATAG